The following coding sequences lie in one Cupriavidus sp. WKF15 genomic window:
- a CDS encoding sterol desaturase family protein: MNLQLQNLLIGSIILGFAVMEFATRRYQQSVRADANDTKLEVLMFVSLIAVTQPFALLGANWLCNWLMPDMRGAWSHLPWWAMTAILLVADDMTQYWWHRASHTPWLWPLHRAHHSASYMSIRVTYRNNFFYYLMMPGLWSAGVLLYLGFGKVYAVYIVVKMMVILGAHCAWRWDEPLYRIRVVRPLMWVVERTISTPATHWAHHALTNADGIGYYKGNFGNLLFFWDVLFGTAHITRKYPAKVGLEDDRRFGAEHWGAQMFYPLRQSQRQHTALRFGGQAYGDQDAAADATAAGNP; this comes from the coding sequence ATGAACCTGCAGCTACAGAACCTGCTGATCGGCAGCATCATCCTCGGCTTTGCCGTGATGGAATTCGCCACGCGGCGCTACCAGCAAAGCGTGCGCGCCGACGCCAACGACACCAAGCTCGAAGTGCTGATGTTCGTCAGCCTGATCGCCGTGACGCAGCCGTTCGCGCTGCTGGGCGCCAACTGGCTGTGCAACTGGCTCATGCCCGACATGCGCGGCGCATGGTCCCACCTGCCGTGGTGGGCGATGACGGCGATCCTGCTGGTCGCCGACGACATGACGCAGTACTGGTGGCACCGCGCGTCCCATACGCCGTGGCTGTGGCCGCTGCATCGCGCGCACCATTCGGCTTCGTACATGAGCATCCGCGTCACGTACCGGAACAATTTCTTCTACTACCTGATGATGCCGGGGCTGTGGAGCGCGGGGGTGCTGCTGTATCTCGGCTTCGGCAAGGTCTACGCCGTGTACATCGTGGTCAAGATGATGGTGATCCTCGGCGCACACTGCGCCTGGCGCTGGGACGAGCCGCTCTACCGCATCCGCGTGGTGCGGCCGCTGATGTGGGTGGTCGAACGGACCATCTCCACGCCGGCGACCCACTGGGCCCACCATGCGCTGACCAATGCCGACGGCATCGGCTACTACAAGGGCAACTTCGGCAACCTGCTGTTCTTCTGGGATGTGCTGTTCGGCACGGCCCACATCACGCGCAAGTACCCGGCCAAGGTCGGTCTCGAAGACGACCGCCGCTTCGGCGCCGAGCACTGGGGCGCGCAGATGTTCTACCCGCTGCGCCAGTCGCAACGCCAGCATACGGCGCTGCGCTTTGGCGGCCAGGCCTACGGCGACCAGGACGCCGCCGCCGATGCCACGGCTGCCGGCAATCCATGA
- a CDS encoding AI-2E family transporter, whose amino-acid sequence MNAPLLNDETKRILLWIAVAAGLFAAIVALAPILTPFLLAFIFAYILTPGVDWIARRRVPRAIAVALMILLLAVICVVLALLLIAVLQREIPQFREQLPMLLKKLNAVVAPRLADFGVRVRFDFPGLRAMLSDRFTASPEDLLAVLLNYAKVSGSALIEVAGMVFIIPIVMFYLMMDWHMVMRRIEGLVPRRWVPKVRELTSETDVLLSQYLRGQILVMVILASIYSIGLTVAGFDVGVPVGVFTGLAVFIPYIGFGVGLTLAILAALLQFGDWYGLAAVAVVYGFGQFIESFYLTPRLVGERIGLHPLVVIFALLAFGQLFGFFGVLLALPTCAVLLVGARQLRRAYLASDLYRK is encoded by the coding sequence ATGAACGCTCCCCTGCTGAACGATGAGACCAAGCGCATCCTGCTCTGGATTGCGGTCGCCGCAGGCCTGTTTGCGGCCATCGTCGCGCTGGCGCCGATCCTGACGCCATTCCTGCTGGCGTTCATCTTCGCCTACATCCTGACCCCCGGCGTGGACTGGATCGCGCGCCGCCGTGTGCCGCGCGCCATCGCCGTGGCCTTGATGATCCTGCTGCTGGCGGTCATCTGCGTGGTCCTGGCGCTGCTGCTGATCGCCGTGCTGCAACGGGAAATCCCGCAGTTCCGCGAGCAGCTGCCGATGCTGCTGAAGAAGCTCAACGCCGTGGTGGCGCCGCGCCTGGCCGATTTTGGCGTGCGCGTGCGCTTCGATTTCCCGGGCCTGCGCGCCATGCTGTCGGACCGGTTCACGGCCAGCCCCGAAGACCTGCTGGCGGTGCTGCTGAACTACGCCAAGGTCTCCGGCTCGGCGTTGATCGAGGTGGCCGGCATGGTATTCATCATTCCCATCGTCATGTTCTACCTGATGATGGACTGGCACATGGTGATGCGGCGCATCGAAGGCCTGGTGCCGCGCCGCTGGGTACCGAAGGTACGCGAACTCACCAGCGAGACCGATGTGCTGCTGTCGCAATACCTGCGCGGCCAGATCCTGGTGATGGTGATCCTGGCGTCGATCTATTCGATCGGGCTGACCGTTGCCGGCTTTGACGTCGGCGTGCCCGTGGGCGTGTTCACGGGACTGGCGGTGTTCATCCCGTACATCGGCTTCGGCGTCGGCCTGACGCTGGCCATCCTGGCCGCGCTGCTGCAGTTCGGCGACTGGTACGGGCTGGCCGCGGTGGCAGTCGTGTACGGCTTTGGCCAGTTCATCGAGAGCTTCTACCTGACTCCGCGGTTGGTCGGCGAGCGCATCGGGCTGCACCCGCTGGTGGTGATCTTCGCGCTGCTCGCGTTCGGCCAGCTGTTCGGTTTCTTCGGCGTGCTGCTGGCGCTGCCAACGTGTGCGGTGCTGCTGGTCGGGGCGAGACAGCTTCGCCGCGCGTACCTGGCCAGCGACCTTTATCGGAAATGA
- a CDS encoding VTT domain-containing protein codes for MQLIDMLVHVDKYLGTVIQQYGVWVYAILFAIVFAETGLVVLPFLPGDSLLFIAGAFCATGAMNEWALIGLLLTAAVSGNTVNYWVGSWIGPKVFDHHWRFLDQKALRRTHDFYERHGGKTLVMARFVPIVRTFAPFVAGVSQMTFARFQFFNVIGALAWVAGLVFAGYFFGNLPFIKQYLNLIVLAGIGAAVVPLVLGGLWKLVRGNKGRASSVER; via the coding sequence CTGCAGCTCATCGACATGCTGGTGCATGTCGACAAATACCTCGGCACGGTCATCCAGCAGTATGGCGTCTGGGTCTACGCCATCCTGTTCGCGATCGTGTTTGCCGAAACCGGGCTGGTGGTGCTGCCATTCCTGCCGGGCGATTCGCTGCTGTTCATCGCTGGGGCGTTCTGCGCCACGGGTGCCATGAACGAATGGGCGCTGATCGGCCTGCTGCTGACGGCGGCGGTCTCGGGCAATACCGTGAACTACTGGGTCGGCAGCTGGATCGGGCCCAAGGTGTTCGACCACCATTGGCGCTTCCTCGACCAGAAAGCGCTGCGCCGCACGCACGACTTCTACGAGCGCCACGGCGGCAAGACGCTGGTGATGGCCCGTTTCGTCCCGATCGTGCGTACCTTCGCGCCCTTCGTGGCCGGTGTTTCGCAGATGACGTTCGCGCGCTTCCAGTTCTTCAATGTGATCGGCGCGCTGGCGTGGGTGGCGGGACTGGTGTTCGCGGGTTACTTCTTCGGCAACCTGCCGTTCATCAAGCAGTACCTGAACCTGATCGTGCTGGCCGGTATCGGCGCGGCCGTGGTGCCGCTCGTGCTGGGCGGTCTGTGGAAGCTGGTGCGCGGCAACAAGGGCCGCGCGTCGAGCGTCGAGCGCTGA
- the mutL gene encoding DNA mismatch repair endonuclease MutL, whose protein sequence is MPASAFRTAQPPRPIRPLPDQLISQIAAGEVVERPASVVKELLENALDAGSSQLGIRLEEGGVRRIVITDNGCGIPPDELPVALMRHATSKIASLDELEAVLTLGFRGEALASIASVSQLTLTSRTAHDPHATQVSADTGALQPASGGVGTTVDVQHLYFNTPARRKFLKSEQTELGHCLEMVRRAALARPDVAISVHHNGKPLEHWNAGDVATRTAQVLGSDFARARLPLDEEAGDLHLYGFAGLPTASRGRPDQQYFFVNGRFVRDKLLNHAVRSAYQDVLHGDRFPSYVLCLDLPPETVDVNVHPSKIEVRFRESRAVHQFVYHAVQRCLARQAGENGDSLHTGTDDEPVPVPVPAPGAIPLQEPRAPYGGAGGSGSQWINYSAARQTELGIAQPRQAYLGMVRDATAPRPYVPSSQPPAWLADAQAARAEEPPGLLDGIAVAKVAVPPADDTTETADDHPLGYAIAQLHGVYVLAQNARGLVLVDMHAAHERILYEQIKDALDACDLAVQPLLLPVTLPANPVEIGTAEEHRETLELLGFDIAPVSPTTLAVRAVPALLQQADAEALARDVLRDLNAYGGSRVLAERRNELLATLACHSAVRANRKLTLEEMNALLRQMEQTERADQCNHGRPTWVQLSVAELDRLFLRGQ, encoded by the coding sequence ATGCCAGCCTCCGCCTTCCGCACCGCGCAGCCGCCGCGGCCGATCCGTCCCCTGCCCGACCAGCTCATCAGCCAGATTGCCGCCGGCGAAGTCGTCGAGCGCCCGGCTTCCGTGGTCAAGGAGCTGCTCGAGAACGCGCTCGACGCGGGCTCCAGCCAGCTAGGCATCCGGCTGGAAGAAGGCGGCGTGCGGCGCATCGTCATCACGGATAACGGCTGCGGCATTCCGCCGGACGAACTGCCCGTCGCGCTGATGCGCCACGCCACCAGCAAGATCGCTTCGCTGGATGAACTCGAGGCGGTGCTGACCCTCGGTTTCCGCGGCGAGGCCCTGGCCTCGATCGCTTCCGTATCCCAGCTGACCCTGACCAGCCGTACCGCGCATGACCCGCATGCCACGCAAGTCAGTGCCGACACCGGCGCATTGCAGCCGGCATCTGGCGGAGTCGGCACAACGGTTGATGTCCAGCATCTCTACTTCAACACTCCGGCGCGCCGAAAGTTCCTCAAGTCGGAACAGACCGAACTCGGGCATTGCCTGGAAATGGTCCGGCGCGCGGCGCTGGCCCGTCCCGACGTGGCGATCTCGGTCCACCACAACGGCAAGCCGCTCGAACACTGGAATGCCGGCGACGTGGCCACGCGTACGGCGCAGGTGCTCGGCAGCGACTTTGCCCGGGCTCGGCTGCCGCTCGATGAAGAGGCCGGCGACCTGCATCTCTATGGTTTCGCCGGGCTGCCCACCGCCTCGCGCGGGCGGCCGGACCAGCAGTACTTCTTCGTCAACGGCCGCTTCGTACGTGACAAGCTGCTCAACCATGCGGTGCGCAGCGCCTACCAGGACGTGCTGCACGGCGACCGCTTCCCGTCCTACGTGCTGTGCCTGGACCTGCCGCCGGAGACGGTGGATGTGAACGTCCACCCGTCCAAGATCGAGGTGCGCTTCCGGGAATCGCGCGCCGTGCACCAGTTCGTCTATCACGCCGTGCAGCGCTGCCTGGCACGCCAGGCCGGCGAGAACGGCGACAGCCTGCACACCGGCACGGACGACGAGCCCGTGCCCGTGCCCGTGCCCGCGCCGGGCGCCATCCCGCTGCAAGAGCCGCGCGCCCCCTACGGCGGTGCCGGGGGCAGCGGCAGCCAGTGGATCAACTATTCGGCGGCGCGCCAGACCGAGCTTGGCATCGCCCAGCCGCGCCAGGCCTACCTGGGCATGGTACGTGACGCCACGGCGCCGCGGCCCTATGTGCCTTCGTCCCAGCCGCCCGCATGGCTGGCCGATGCGCAGGCCGCGCGGGCCGAAGAGCCGCCGGGCCTGCTCGATGGCATTGCCGTGGCCAAGGTCGCGGTGCCTCCCGCGGATGACACGACGGAAACCGCCGACGACCACCCGCTCGGCTATGCCATCGCCCAGTTGCATGGCGTCTACGTGCTCGCGCAGAATGCGCGCGGCCTCGTGCTGGTCGACATGCACGCGGCGCACGAACGCATCCTGTACGAGCAGATCAAGGATGCGCTGGATGCGTGCGACCTCGCCGTGCAGCCGCTGCTGCTGCCCGTGACCCTGCCCGCGAACCCGGTGGAGATCGGCACGGCCGAGGAGCATCGCGAAACGCTGGAGCTGCTCGGCTTCGACATCGCGCCGGTGTCGCCGACCACGCTCGCCGTGCGCGCCGTGCCGGCGCTGCTGCAGCAGGCCGATGCCGAGGCGCTGGCGCGCGATGTGCTGCGCGACCTGAACGCCTATGGTGGCTCGCGCGTGCTGGCCGAGCGCCGCAACGAACTGCTGGCCACGCTGGCCTGCCACAGCGCGGTGCGCGCCAACCGCAAGCTCACGCTCGAAGAGATGAATGCGCTGCTGCGCCAGATGGAGCAGACCGAGCGCGCCGACCAGTGCAACCACGGCCGCCCGACCTGGGTGCAACTCAGCGTGGCCGAGCTGGACCGCCTGTTCCTGCGCGGCCAGTAA
- a CDS encoding coniferyl aldehyde dehydrogenase, whose translation MGAIDLLADHAVMPEEFQTCFARQRRAYLADPAPGYAQRIADLKTLSRLLTENRAQIVEAIGRDYGSRSEFETLFAEFFVALESIRDARRQLRKWMKPQRRHIDVLMYPGARNRVIPQPLGVVGVIVPWNFPLNLAFCPLAAIFAAGNRAMVKMSENSRHLAQLLARVSPRYFPEDKLKFFEDGGGRGPAFSSLPFDHLLFTGSGATGRAVMANAARNLTPVTLELGGKAPAIVAPDFPVQAAVERILWVKMFNAGQICTNVDYVFLPEDAVEAFVAHARRLIAERFPDLGSNDYTAIIDQRAYDRLWASLEDARAKGAMIVELAAGPAPDAATRKFPPCLVLNPREDMLVSQREIFGPILPVRTYRDRQEVADYINAHDRPLAIYPFTHDKALQQYYITHVMSGGVSVNDALLHVAQHDLPFGGVGPSGMGHYHGREGFNTFSKLRPVFYQGRVSMVQKLFQPPYGAKVARMMELLIRLKG comes from the coding sequence GTGGGTGCCATTGACCTGCTTGCCGATCACGCGGTGATGCCAGAGGAATTCCAGACCTGCTTCGCGCGGCAGCGCCGCGCGTATCTCGCCGATCCGGCGCCCGGTTATGCGCAGCGCATCGCCGACCTGAAGACGCTGTCGCGCCTGCTCACGGAGAACCGCGCGCAGATCGTCGAAGCGATCGGGCGCGACTACGGCAGCCGTTCGGAGTTCGAGACCCTTTTCGCTGAATTCTTCGTCGCGCTCGAATCGATCCGCGACGCGCGCCGGCAGCTGCGCAAGTGGATGAAGCCGCAACGGCGCCATATCGACGTGCTGATGTACCCGGGCGCGCGCAACCGCGTCATCCCGCAGCCGCTGGGCGTGGTCGGGGTCATCGTGCCGTGGAATTTTCCGCTCAACCTCGCGTTCTGCCCGCTTGCCGCGATCTTCGCGGCGGGCAACCGGGCCATGGTCAAGATGTCGGAAAACTCGCGCCACCTCGCGCAACTGCTGGCGCGCGTCAGTCCGCGATACTTCCCCGAAGACAAGCTGAAGTTCTTCGAGGACGGCGGCGGGCGCGGGCCAGCCTTTTCCTCGCTGCCGTTCGACCACCTGCTGTTCACCGGCTCCGGCGCCACGGGCCGTGCGGTCATGGCCAATGCGGCGCGCAACCTCACGCCGGTCACGCTGGAACTGGGCGGCAAGGCGCCCGCGATCGTGGCACCCGACTTTCCCGTCCAGGCCGCTGTCGAGCGCATCCTGTGGGTCAAGATGTTCAATGCCGGGCAGATCTGCACCAATGTCGACTACGTCTTCCTGCCCGAGGATGCGGTAGAAGCGTTCGTCGCGCATGCCAGGCGGCTGATCGCCGAGCGCTTCCCCGATCTCGGCAGCAACGACTACACTGCCATAATCGACCAGCGCGCCTATGACCGCCTGTGGGCATCGCTGGAGGATGCCAGGGCCAAGGGCGCCATGATCGTCGAACTTGCCGCGGGACCGGCCCCCGACGCCGCAACGCGCAAGTTCCCGCCGTGCCTGGTGCTCAATCCGCGCGAAGACATGCTGGTGTCGCAACGCGAGATCTTCGGACCGATCCTGCCCGTCCGTACTTATCGCGACCGGCAGGAAGTGGCCGACTACATCAACGCGCATGACCGGCCGCTGGCGATCTACCCGTTCACGCATGACAAGGCGCTGCAGCAGTACTACATCACGCATGTGATGTCCGGTGGCGTCTCGGTGAATGATGCGCTGCTGCACGTGGCGCAGCATGACCTGCCGTTTGGCGGCGTCGGGCCGAGCGGCATGGGCCACTACCACGGCCGGGAAGGGTTCAACACCTTCTCCAAGCTACGGCCGGTGTTTTATCAGGGACGGGTGTCGATGGTGCAGAAACTGTTCCAGCCGCCCTATGGTGCAAAGGTCGCGCGGATGATGGAGCTGCTGATCAGGTTGAAGGGGTAG
- the miaA gene encoding tRNA (adenosine(37)-N6)-dimethylallyltransferase MiaA codes for MSALPSSEHPPVVCLLGPTASGKTAAALALARQASVEIISLDSALVYREMDIGTAKPTPDELAAVPHHLIDIIDPADSYSAAQFVTDAERLIGEIRARGRQPLIVGGTMLYYKALTQGLNDLPQADPAVRAELDELAAERGWPALHAMLAQVDPVTAARLAPNDAQRIQRALEIHRLSGQPMSELLARQADGRTFTGTADQRYRVIALEPSDRSVLHARIAARYDAMLAGGLIEEVERLRRRGDLHPGLPSIRCVGYRQVWEYLDGDSDYATMRERGIAATRQLCKRQITWLRSTPERLSVDCLAPDYVAQVARLAGM; via the coding sequence ATGTCCGCCTTGCCATCGTCCGAACACCCGCCCGTCGTCTGCCTGCTCGGCCCGACCGCCTCGGGCAAGACCGCTGCCGCGCTGGCCCTGGCGCGGCAGGCGAGCGTCGAGATCATCAGCCTGGACTCGGCGCTGGTCTATCGCGAGATGGATATCGGCACCGCCAAGCCCACGCCTGACGAACTGGCCGCGGTACCGCACCACCTGATCGACATCATCGATCCGGCCGACAGCTACTCCGCCGCGCAATTCGTCACGGACGCCGAACGGCTGATCGGTGAGATCCGCGCGCGCGGGCGCCAGCCGCTGATCGTGGGCGGCACCATGCTGTACTACAAGGCGCTGACGCAGGGCTTGAACGACCTGCCCCAGGCCGATCCCGCCGTGCGCGCCGAACTCGACGAACTTGCCGCCGAACGCGGCTGGCCCGCGCTCCACGCGATGCTCGCGCAAGTCGACCCGGTCACGGCCGCCCGGCTCGCGCCCAACGATGCCCAGCGCATCCAGCGCGCACTGGAAATCCACCGGCTCTCGGGACAGCCCATGTCCGAACTGCTGGCACGGCAGGCAGACGGCCGTACCTTCACGGGCACCGCCGACCAGCGCTACCGCGTGATCGCACTGGAGCCGTCGGACCGCAGCGTGCTGCACGCGCGCATTGCCGCGCGTTATGACGCCATGCTGGCCGGCGGCCTGATCGAGGAAGTCGAACGCCTGCGCCGGCGCGGCGATCTCCACCCCGGCCTGCCGTCGATCCGGTGCGTGGGCTACCGGCAGGTCTGGGAGTACCTCGATGGCGACAGCGACTACGCGACCATGCGCGAACGCGGCATCGCGGCCACGCGCCAGCTCTGCAAGCGCCAGATCACGTGGCTGCGCAGCACGCCGGAGCGCCTGTCCGTCGATTGCCTCGCGCCGGACTATGTCGCGCAGGTCGCGCGGCTGGCCGGGATGTGA
- a CDS encoding GNAT family N-acetyltransferase, protein MPSPSFAIRPATPADSTTLFRLISALAEYEKLTHLVEATPQKLEQALFGAQPQAEAVLVEAHTPDGVQPVGFALFFHNFSTFLAKPGLYLEDLFVEPAWRGHGLGKALLRHLAALAVARGCGRFEWSVLDWNTPSIAFYKAMGADVMPDWRICRVTGDALARLGAPD, encoded by the coding sequence ATGCCGTCTCCTTCCTTTGCCATCCGCCCCGCCACGCCAGCCGACAGCACCACGCTGTTTCGCCTGATCTCGGCACTGGCCGAATACGAAAAGCTGACCCACCTGGTCGAAGCCACGCCGCAGAAGCTGGAACAGGCCTTGTTCGGCGCGCAGCCGCAGGCCGAGGCCGTGCTGGTCGAAGCCCATACGCCTGATGGCGTGCAACCCGTCGGCTTCGCGCTGTTCTTCCATAATTTCTCGACCTTCCTCGCCAAACCCGGCCTGTATCTGGAAGACCTGTTCGTCGAACCGGCCTGGCGCGGGCATGGCCTTGGCAAGGCGCTGCTCAGACACCTGGCGGCGCTGGCCGTGGCGCGCGGCTGCGGCCGCTTCGAGTGGTCGGTGCTCGACTGGAACACGCCGTCCATCGCGTTCTACAAGGCGATGGGCGCGGACGTGATGCCCGACTGGCGCATCTGCCGCGTCACCGGCGACGCATTGGCCCGCCTTGGCGCGCCGGACTGA
- a CDS encoding LysR family transcriptional regulator yields MDLRRLSHVVALADTLHFARAAEQVHLSQPAFSRSIQAIESDLGVRLFEREAGDIRPTPAGEFVLERARRLLFEARCMQRDVDLYLDSRLGDTAFGVGPFPAATLLPRVLSELRRLHPQVALRVEESNWVLLLERLRAEDIEFFVADVRDLTEDASLDVRPLPAQPARFFVRAGHPLTGKACTIRDAWEYGVASVKAPRVVTAAFSRALGLPDGQAAVLALECDDFAVIRAVTLSTDMVLGATDASVRAELASGELVVLDVQGLPAMKAGMGIVSLRNRTPSPMAVKAIRCIERVAAEISGAGDALPK; encoded by the coding sequence ATGGACCTTCGCCGGCTCAGCCACGTGGTGGCCCTTGCCGATACGCTTCACTTCGCGCGCGCGGCGGAGCAGGTTCACCTGAGCCAGCCCGCGTTCAGCCGCAGCATCCAGGCCATCGAAAGTGATCTCGGGGTACGGCTGTTCGAGCGCGAAGCCGGCGATATCCGGCCCACGCCGGCTGGGGAATTCGTGCTCGAACGCGCGCGGCGGCTGTTGTTCGAGGCGCGCTGCATGCAGCGCGATGTCGATCTTTACCTGGACTCCCGGCTTGGCGACACGGCGTTCGGGGTCGGGCCGTTTCCGGCGGCGACCCTGCTGCCGCGCGTGCTGTCGGAGCTTCGGCGCCTGCATCCACAGGTCGCCTTGCGCGTCGAGGAGAGCAACTGGGTGCTGTTGCTCGAGCGCCTGCGCGCGGAGGACATCGAGTTCTTCGTCGCCGACGTGCGTGACCTCACGGAGGACGCGTCGCTGGACGTGCGCCCGCTGCCCGCCCAGCCGGCGCGCTTCTTCGTGCGCGCGGGGCATCCGCTGACCGGCAAGGCCTGCACGATCCGCGACGCCTGGGAGTACGGGGTGGCAAGCGTCAAGGCGCCGCGCGTGGTCACGGCGGCATTCTCGCGGGCGCTCGGCCTGCCGGATGGCCAGGCGGCCGTGCTGGCGCTCGAATGCGACGACTTCGCCGTGATCCGGGCGGTTACCTTGTCCACGGACATGGTGCTTGGCGCAACCGATGCGTCGGTCAGGGCCGAGCTGGCCTCCGGCGAGCTCGTTGTGCTGGACGTGCAGGGATTGCCGGCGATGAAGGCCGGCATGGGCATTGTGAGCCTGCGCAACCGGACACCTTCGCCGATGGCGGTGAAGGCGATCCGCTGCATCGAGCGGGTGGCAGCGGAGATCAGCGGGGCAGGGGATGCTTTGCCGAAATAG
- a CDS encoding SirB1 family protein, producing the protein MTSTKVLDYFASLVADENGIPLTETALSIAQDAYPDLDLQAELAALDVLALRLKRRIAEGTPAIQRLRLLNHFFYRDLGFGANANDYYDPDNSYLNVVLKQRRGIPISLAVLYMELGQQIGLPLKGVSFPNHFLVRMTIPAGEVILDPLTGETLSKEQLQEMLDPYLEREGISDPGQVPLGLFLQAASHREIIARMLRNLKAIYLQESRWQRLLAVQNRLVILLPGSIEEVRDRGLAYANLECFRPALEDLEAYMKARPDASDIAQIRDRMPALRMMSRSLN; encoded by the coding sequence ATGACAAGTACGAAAGTCCTTGATTACTTCGCCAGCCTTGTGGCGGACGAGAACGGCATCCCCCTCACTGAAACCGCACTTTCCATCGCACAGGACGCCTACCCCGACCTGGACCTGCAAGCCGAACTGGCCGCGCTGGACGTGCTGGCGCTGCGCCTGAAACGCCGGATCGCCGAAGGTACGCCGGCCATCCAGCGGCTGCGCCTGCTGAACCACTTTTTCTACCGCGACCTCGGTTTCGGCGCCAACGCCAACGACTACTACGACCCGGACAATTCATATCTGAACGTGGTCCTGAAGCAGCGGCGCGGCATCCCCATTTCATTGGCCGTGCTGTACATGGAACTCGGCCAGCAGATCGGCCTGCCGTTGAAGGGCGTATCCTTCCCGAACCATTTCCTGGTACGCATGACGATCCCCGCCGGGGAAGTCATCCTCGACCCCCTGACTGGCGAAACCCTGTCGAAAGAACAGCTTCAGGAGATGCTTGACCCCTACCTCGAACGGGAGGGGATTTCCGATCCCGGCCAGGTGCCGCTGGGCCTGTTCCTGCAGGCCGCCAGCCACCGCGAGATCATTGCGCGCATGCTGCGCAACCTCAAGGCCATCTACCTGCAGGAGTCACGCTGGCAGCGGCTGCTCGCGGTGCAGAACCGCCTGGTCATCCTGCTGCCCGGATCGATCGAGGAAGTGCGCGACCGCGGCCTGGCCTACGCCAATCTGGAGTGCTTCCGGCCTGCGCTGGAGGACCTGGAAGCGTATATGAAGGCGCGCCCGGACGCCTCCGACATTGCGCAGATCCGCGACCGCATGCCGGCCCTGCGCATGATGAGCCGCAGCCTCAACTGA
- the purM gene encoding phosphoribosylformylglycinamidine cyclo-ligase, whose protein sequence is MSASPTAGQAGLSYRDAGVDIDAGDALVDRIKPFAKRTMREGVMAGIGGFGALFELSKKYQEPVLVSGTDGVGTKLKLAFQLNRHDTVGQDLVAMSVNDILVQGAEPLFFLDYFACGKLDVDTAATVIQGIARGCELSGCALIGGETAEMPSMYPDGEYDLAGFAVGAVEKKKIIDGTTIAPGDVVLGLASSGAHSNGYSLVRKIIDVAKPDLNADFHGQRLQDAIMAPTRIYVKPLLSLIETLPVKGMAHITGGGLTENVPRVLPQNTTAVLQRDAWTLPPLFQWLQAQGRVADDEMHRVFNCGIGMVVIVAKEDAERAIRHLQAAGEAVWEIGEIRERAEGQAQTVVV, encoded by the coding sequence ATGAGCGCTTCCCCGACCGCTGGCCAGGCAGGCCTTTCCTACCGCGATGCCGGTGTTGACATCGATGCCGGCGATGCCCTGGTCGACCGCATCAAGCCGTTTGCCAAGCGCACCATGCGCGAAGGCGTGATGGCCGGCATCGGCGGTTTCGGCGCGCTGTTCGAGCTGTCGAAGAAGTACCAGGAGCCCGTGCTGGTGTCGGGCACCGATGGCGTGGGCACCAAGCTCAAGCTCGCGTTCCAGCTGAACCGCCACGACACCGTGGGCCAGGACCTGGTGGCCATGAGCGTGAACGACATCCTGGTGCAGGGCGCCGAGCCGCTGTTCTTCCTGGACTACTTCGCCTGCGGCAAGCTGGACGTGGACACGGCTGCGACCGTGATCCAGGGCATTGCCCGTGGCTGCGAACTGTCCGGCTGCGCGCTGATCGGTGGCGAAACCGCCGAAATGCCGAGCATGTACCCGGATGGCGAGTACGACCTGGCCGGCTTCGCGGTCGGCGCGGTGGAAAAGAAGAAGATCATCGACGGCACCACGATCGCCCCGGGCGATGTGGTGCTGGGCCTGGCCTCGTCGGGCGCGCATTCCAACGGCTATTCGCTGGTGCGCAAGATCATTGACGTGGCGAAGCCGGACCTGAACGCCGACTTCCACGGCCAGCGCCTGCAGGATGCCATCATGGCGCCGACGCGCATCTACGTGAAGCCGCTGCTGTCGCTGATCGAAACCCTGCCGGTCAAGGGCATGGCCCACATCACCGGCGGCGGACTGACCGAAAACGTGCCGCGCGTGCTGCCGCAGAACACCACGGCCGTGCTCCAGCGCGACGCCTGGACGCTGCCGCCGCTGTTCCAGTGGCTGCAGGCGCAGGGCCGCGTGGCGGACGATGAAATGCACCGCGTGTTCAACTGCGGCATCGGCATGGTCGTGATCGTGGCCAAGGAAGATGCCGAACGCGCGATCCGCCATCTGCAGGCGGCCGGCGAGGCCGTGTGGGAGATCGGCGAGATCCGCGAGCGCGCCGAAGGCCAGGCGCAGACCGTGGTGGTCTGA